The following are encoded together in the Odocoileus virginianus isolate 20LAN1187 ecotype Illinois chromosome 28, Ovbor_1.2, whole genome shotgun sequence genome:
- the VPS51 gene encoding vacuolar protein sorting-associated protein 51 homolog isoform X1, translating into MAAAAAAPGPGSGPGDSPEGPEAEAPERRRKAHGMLKLYYGLSEGEAAGRPSGPDPLDPTDLNGAHFDPEVYLDKLRRECPLAQLMDSETDMVRQIRALDSDMQTLVYENYNKFISATDTIRKMKNDFRKMEDEMDRLATNMAVITDFSARISATLQDRHERITKLAGVHALLRKLQFLFELPSRLTKCVELGAYGQAVRYQGRARAVLQQYQHLPSFRAIQDDCQVITARLAQQLRQRFREGGSGAPEQAECVELLLALGEPAEELCEEFLAHARGRLEEELRSLEAELGPSPPAPDVLEFTDHGGSGFVGGLCQVAAAYQELFAAQGPAGAEKLAAFARELGSRYFALVERRLAQEQGGGDNSLLVRALDRFHRRLRAPGALLAAAGLAEAATDIVERVARERLGHHLQGLQAAFLGSLTDVRQALAAPRIAGKEGPGLAELLANVASSILSHIKASLASVHLFTAKEVSFSNKPYFRGEFCSQGVRESLIVGFIRSMCQTAQSFCDSPGEKGGATPPALLLLLSRLCLDYETATISYILTLTDEQFLVQDQSPVTPVSTLCAEARETARRLLTHYVKVQGLVISQMLRKSVETRDWLSTLEPRNVRAVMKRVVEDTTAIDVQVGLLYEEGVRKAQSSDSSKRTFSVYSSSRQQGRYAPSYTPSAPMDTNLLSNIQKLFSERIDVFSPVEFNKVSVLTGIIKISLKTLLECVRLRTFGRFGLQQVQVDCHFLQLYLWRFVADEELVHLLLDEVVASAALRCPDPVPMEPSVVEVICERG; encoded by the exons ATGGCGGCGGCAGCCGCTGCGCCTGGCCCAGGGTCTGGACCTGGGGACTCCCCGGAAGGACCCGAGGCGGAGGCTCCAGAGCGTCGGCGGAAGGCGCACGGAATGCTGAAGCTTTACTACGGCCTCTCAGAGGGGGAGGCGGCGGGACGCCCCTCGGGGCCGGACCCCTTGGACCCTACCGATCTCAATGGGGCGCACTTCGACCCGGAAGTATACCTGGATAAG CTGCGTAGAGAGTGCCCACTGGCCCAGCTGATGGACAGTGAGACGGACATGGTGCGGCAGATCCGGGCTCTAGACAGCGACATGCAGACCTTGGTCTATGAGAACTACAACAAGTTCATCTCAGCGACAG ACACCATCCGGAAGATGAAGAACGACTTCCGGAAGATGGAGGACGAGATGGACCGGTTGGCCACCAACATGGCAGTGATCACGGACTTCAGCGCGCGCATCAGCGCCACGCTGCAGGACCGCCACGAGCGCATCACCAAGCTGGCAG GGGTCCACGCGCTGCTGCGGAAGCTGCAGTTCCTCTTCGAGCTACCCTCGCGCCTCACCAAGTGCGTGGAGCTGGGTGCCTACGGGCAGGCCGTGCGATACCAGGGCCGCGCGCGGGCCGTGCTGCAGCAATACCAGCACCTGCCCTCCTTCCGCGCCATCCAGGACGATTGCCAGGTCATTACGGCTCGCCTGGCCCAGCAGCTTCGGCAGCGCTTCAG GGAGGGCGGCTCTGGCGCCCCTGAGCAAGCCGAGTGCGTGGAGCTGCTGCTGGCCCTGGGCGAGCCCGCGGAGGAGCTGTGCGAGGAGTTCCTGGCGCACGCCCGAGGGcggctggaggaggagctgagaaGCCTGGAGGCGGAGCTGGGGCCCTCCCCTCCGGCTCCCGACGTCTTAGAGTTCACTGACCATGGCGGCAGCGGCTTCGTCGGTGGCCTCTGCCAGGTGGCAGCGGCCTACCAGGAGCTGTTTGCGGCCCAGGGCCCGGCGGGCGCCGAGAAGCTAGCAGCCTTTGCCCGGGAGCTGGGCAGCCGCTACTTCGCACTGGTGGAGCGGCGGCTGGCGCAGGAGCAGGGCGGCGGAGACAATTCCCTGCTGGTGCGGGCGCTGGACCGCTTCCACCGGCGCCTGCGCGCACCCGGGGCCCTGTTGGCCGCTGCCGGACTGGCGGAGGCCGCCACCGACATCGTGGAGCGCGTGGCCCGCGAGCGCCTGGGCCACCATCTGCAGGGCCTGCAGGCGGCCTTCCTGGGCAGCCTGACGGATGTGCGGCAGGCACTGGCCGCCCCTCGAATTGCTGGGAAGGAAGGCCCCGGCCTGGCGGAGCTGCTGGCCAATGTGGCTAGTTCCATCCTGAGCCACATTAAGGCCTCGCTGGCTTCTGTGCACCTCTTCACCGCCAAGGAGGTGTCTTTCTCCAACAAGCCCTACTTTCGG GGCGAGTTCTGCAGCCAGGGCGTCCGTGAGAGCCTCATCGTGGGCTTCATCCGCTCCATGTGCCAGACGGCTCAGAGCTTCTGCGACAGCCCCGGGGAGAAGGGGGGTGCCACGCCACCTGCCCTGCTCCTGCTGCTCTCCCGCCTCTGCCTGGACTACGAGACGGCCACCATCTCCTACATCCTCACCCTCACGGATGAACAGTTTCTGGTGCAG GATCAGTCTCCAGTGACGCCCGTGAGCACACTGTGTGCGGAGGCCAGGGAGACGGCACGCCGCCTGCTGACCCACTACGTGAAGGTGCAGGGCCTGGTCATATCGCAGATGCTGCGCAAGAGCGTGGAGACACGGGACTGGCTCAGTACCCTGGAGCCTCGGAACGTGCGTGCCGTCATGAAGCGGGTGGTGGAGGACACGACGGCCATCGATGTGCAG GTGGGGCTCCTGTATGAGGAGGGTGTTCGGAAGGCCCAGAGCAGCGACTCCAGCAAGAGGACCTTCTCGGTTTACAGCAGCTCCAGGCAGCAGGGCCGCTATGCACCCAGCTATACACCCAG TGCCCCAATGGACACCAACCTCTTGAGCAACATTCAGAAACTGTTCTCTGAGCGAATCGACGTGTTCAGCCCTGTGGAGTTCAATAAG GTGTCGGTGTTGACTGGCATCATCAAGATCAGCCTGAAGACCCTGCTGGAGTGCGTGCGGCTGCGCACCTTCGGGCGCTTCGGGCTGCAGCAGGTGCAGGTGGACTGCCACTTCCTGCAGCTCTACCTGTGGCGCTTCGTGGCCGATGAGGAGCTTGTGCACCTGCTGCTGGACGAAGTGGTGGCTTCAGCTGCCCTGCGCTGCCCGGACCCAGTGCCCATGGAACCCAGTGTCGTTGAGGTCATCTGTGAGCGCGGCTAG
- the VPS51 gene encoding vacuolar protein sorting-associated protein 51 homolog isoform X2, with translation MKNDFRKMEDEMDRLATNMAVITDFSARISATLQDRHERITKLAGVHALLRKLQFLFELPSRLTKCVELGAYGQAVRYQGRARAVLQQYQHLPSFRAIQDDCQVITARLAQQLRQRFREGGSGAPEQAECVELLLALGEPAEELCEEFLAHARGRLEEELRSLEAELGPSPPAPDVLEFTDHGGSGFVGGLCQVAAAYQELFAAQGPAGAEKLAAFARELGSRYFALVERRLAQEQGGGDNSLLVRALDRFHRRLRAPGALLAAAGLAEAATDIVERVARERLGHHLQGLQAAFLGSLTDVRQALAAPRIAGKEGPGLAELLANVASSILSHIKASLASVHLFTAKEVSFSNKPYFRGEFCSQGVRESLIVGFIRSMCQTAQSFCDSPGEKGGATPPALLLLLSRLCLDYETATISYILTLTDEQFLVQDQSPVTPVSTLCAEARETARRLLTHYVKVQGLVISQMLRKSVETRDWLSTLEPRNVRAVMKRVVEDTTAIDVQVGLLYEEGVRKAQSSDSSKRTFSVYSSSRQQGRYAPSYTPSAPMDTNLLSNIQKLFSERIDVFSPVEFNKVSVLTGIIKISLKTLLECVRLRTFGRFGLQQVQVDCHFLQLYLWRFVADEELVHLLLDEVVASAALRCPDPVPMEPSVVEVICERG, from the exons ATGAAGAACGACTTCCGGAAGATGGAGGACGAGATGGACCGGTTGGCCACCAACATGGCAGTGATCACGGACTTCAGCGCGCGCATCAGCGCCACGCTGCAGGACCGCCACGAGCGCATCACCAAGCTGGCAG GGGTCCACGCGCTGCTGCGGAAGCTGCAGTTCCTCTTCGAGCTACCCTCGCGCCTCACCAAGTGCGTGGAGCTGGGTGCCTACGGGCAGGCCGTGCGATACCAGGGCCGCGCGCGGGCCGTGCTGCAGCAATACCAGCACCTGCCCTCCTTCCGCGCCATCCAGGACGATTGCCAGGTCATTACGGCTCGCCTGGCCCAGCAGCTTCGGCAGCGCTTCAG GGAGGGCGGCTCTGGCGCCCCTGAGCAAGCCGAGTGCGTGGAGCTGCTGCTGGCCCTGGGCGAGCCCGCGGAGGAGCTGTGCGAGGAGTTCCTGGCGCACGCCCGAGGGcggctggaggaggagctgagaaGCCTGGAGGCGGAGCTGGGGCCCTCCCCTCCGGCTCCCGACGTCTTAGAGTTCACTGACCATGGCGGCAGCGGCTTCGTCGGTGGCCTCTGCCAGGTGGCAGCGGCCTACCAGGAGCTGTTTGCGGCCCAGGGCCCGGCGGGCGCCGAGAAGCTAGCAGCCTTTGCCCGGGAGCTGGGCAGCCGCTACTTCGCACTGGTGGAGCGGCGGCTGGCGCAGGAGCAGGGCGGCGGAGACAATTCCCTGCTGGTGCGGGCGCTGGACCGCTTCCACCGGCGCCTGCGCGCACCCGGGGCCCTGTTGGCCGCTGCCGGACTGGCGGAGGCCGCCACCGACATCGTGGAGCGCGTGGCCCGCGAGCGCCTGGGCCACCATCTGCAGGGCCTGCAGGCGGCCTTCCTGGGCAGCCTGACGGATGTGCGGCAGGCACTGGCCGCCCCTCGAATTGCTGGGAAGGAAGGCCCCGGCCTGGCGGAGCTGCTGGCCAATGTGGCTAGTTCCATCCTGAGCCACATTAAGGCCTCGCTGGCTTCTGTGCACCTCTTCACCGCCAAGGAGGTGTCTTTCTCCAACAAGCCCTACTTTCGG GGCGAGTTCTGCAGCCAGGGCGTCCGTGAGAGCCTCATCGTGGGCTTCATCCGCTCCATGTGCCAGACGGCTCAGAGCTTCTGCGACAGCCCCGGGGAGAAGGGGGGTGCCACGCCACCTGCCCTGCTCCTGCTGCTCTCCCGCCTCTGCCTGGACTACGAGACGGCCACCATCTCCTACATCCTCACCCTCACGGATGAACAGTTTCTGGTGCAG GATCAGTCTCCAGTGACGCCCGTGAGCACACTGTGTGCGGAGGCCAGGGAGACGGCACGCCGCCTGCTGACCCACTACGTGAAGGTGCAGGGCCTGGTCATATCGCAGATGCTGCGCAAGAGCGTGGAGACACGGGACTGGCTCAGTACCCTGGAGCCTCGGAACGTGCGTGCCGTCATGAAGCGGGTGGTGGAGGACACGACGGCCATCGATGTGCAG GTGGGGCTCCTGTATGAGGAGGGTGTTCGGAAGGCCCAGAGCAGCGACTCCAGCAAGAGGACCTTCTCGGTTTACAGCAGCTCCAGGCAGCAGGGCCGCTATGCACCCAGCTATACACCCAG TGCCCCAATGGACACCAACCTCTTGAGCAACATTCAGAAACTGTTCTCTGAGCGAATCGACGTGTTCAGCCCTGTGGAGTTCAATAAG GTGTCGGTGTTGACTGGCATCATCAAGATCAGCCTGAAGACCCTGCTGGAGTGCGTGCGGCTGCGCACCTTCGGGCGCTTCGGGCTGCAGCAGGTGCAGGTGGACTGCCACTTCCTGCAGCTCTACCTGTGGCGCTTCGTGGCCGATGAGGAGCTTGTGCACCTGCTGCTGGACGAAGTGGTGGCTTCAGCTGCCCTGCGCTGCCCGGACCCAGTGCCCATGGAACCCAGTGTCGTTGAGGTCATCTGTGAGCGCGGCTAG
- the CDCA5 gene encoding sororin isoform X6: MSERRTRSGGAAQCPGPSAPTPTRSLRRSQRKSGSDLPNTLPEIWPKAPQEAAVRKPIVLKKIVAHTVEIPSVNTPRRSPRIASLLEKENNPPSKKLTKEDLFQTCSVPVTAPSTPVLCSVNAESNSWKGDLDTRDLEMSKKVRRSYSRLETLGSASTSTPGRRSCFGFEGLLAAEDLAGVSPVVDSKLAEVPRVPVKPWAPDTTLPGISPLVVKEKRKKKKAPEILKSELDEWAAAMNAEFEAAERFDLLVE; encoded by the exons ATGTCCGAGAGACGAACCCGGTCCGGAGGGGCCGCCCAGTGCCCCG GACCCAGCGCCCCAACTCCCACTCGGTCTCTGCGGAGGTCCCAGCGGAAATCAGGCTCTGATCTTCCAAACACCCTCCCGGAAATCTGGCCTAAG GCGCCTCAGGAGGCTGCAGTCAGAAAGCCCATCGTCTTGAAGAAGATCGTGGCGCATACCGTAGAG ATCCCATCCGTTAACACTCCTCGAAGAAGCCCCCGG ATTGCTTCCTtattggagaaagaaaacaaCCCTCCTAGCAAGAAGCTTACTAAGGAGGACCTCTTCCAGACCTGCAGTGTCCCTGTCACCGCCCCCTCCACTCCTGTGCTGTGCTCTGTGAATGCTGAGTCCAACTCCTGGAAAGGAGACTTGGACACCAGAGACTTGGAAATGTCAAAGAAGGTCAGGCGCTCATATAGCCGCCTGGAGACTCTGGGCTCTGCGtccacctccaccccaggccGCCGGTCCTGCTTTGGCTTTGAGGGGCTGCTGGCAGCTGAAGACTTGGCTGGAGTCTCGCCTGTGGTGGATTCAAAGTTGGCTGAGGTCCCCAGGGTCCCTGTGAAGCCCTGGGCCCCAGACACGACTCTCCCTGGAATCTCCCCTCTGGTTGTGAAAGAGAAACGAAAGAAGAAGAAGGCGCCGGAGATTTTG AAATCGGAACTGGATGAGTGGGCCGCGGCCATGAATGCCGAGTTTGAAGCTGCTGAGCGCTTTGATCTCCTGGTTGAATGA
- the TM7SF2 gene encoding delta(14)-sterol reductase TM7SF2 isoform X2, producing the protein MASPQGSRAPLEFGGPLGAAALMLLLPVTMFHLLLVARSGPARLLGPPPYLPGLEELWSPWALLLCLTWLGLQAALYLLPARKVTEGQELKDKSRLRYPINGFQALMLTALLVGLGVSAGLPLSALPEMLLPLAFAATLTAFIFSLLLYLKALVAPASALAPGGNSGNLIYDFFLGRELNPRICSFDFKYFCELRPGLIGWVLINLALLMQEAELRGSPSLAMWLVNGFQLLYVGDALWYEEAVLTTMDIIHDGFGFMLAFGDLAWVPFTYSLQAQFLLYHPQPLGWPMASFICLINAVGYYIFRGANSQKNTFRKNPSDPRVADLETISTATGRRLLVSGWWGMVRHPNYLGDLIMALAWSLPCGVFHLLPYFYLLYFTALLVHREDRDERQCLQKYGLAWQEYCRRVPYRIVPYIY; encoded by the exons ATGGCCTCTCCTCAGGGTTCTCGGGCCCCGCTGGAATTCGGAGGACCCTTGG GCGCCGCGGCGCTGATGCTGCTGCTCCCGGTCACTATGTTCCACCTGCTACTGGTGGCCCGCTCGGGCCCGGCGCGCCTCCTGGGCCCACCCCCCTACCTGCCGGGACTGGAGGAGCTGTGGAGCCCGTGGGCGCTGCTGCTCTGTCTCACCTGGCTCGGCCTGCAGGCGGCGCTCTACCTCTTGCCGGCACGCAAG GTGACTGAAGGGCAGGAACTGAAGGACAAGAGTCGACTGCGCTACCCCATTAACG GCTTCCAGGCCCTGATGCTGACAGCCCTCTTGGTGGGCCTGGGGGTGTCAGCCGGGCTGCCCCTGAGCGCACTCCCGGAAATGCTCTTGCCCTTGGCATTTGCAGCCACCCTCACCGCCTTCATCTTCAGCCTCCTTTTGTATCTGAAGGCTCTGGTAGCCCCTGCCTCGGCCCTGGCACCTGGGGGGAACTCAG GCAATCTCATTTACGACTTTTTCCTGGGACGGGAGCTCAACCCACGCATCTGTTCCTTTGACTTCAAATATTTCTGCGAACTGCGACCTGGCCTCATCGGCTGG GTCCTCATCAACCTGGCCTTGCTGATGCAGGAAGCAGAACTTCGGGGGAGTCCCTCACTGGCCATGTGGCTGGTCAATGGCTTCCAGCTCCTGTATGTGGGTGATGCCCTTTGGTACGAG GAGGCAGTCCTGACCACCATGGACATCATCCATGATGGGTTTGGCTTCATGCTGGCCTTTGGGGACCTTGCCTGGGTACCTTTCACCTACAGCCTGCAGGCCCAGTTCCTGCTGTATCACCCACAGCCTCTGGGGTGGCCCATGGCCTCATTCATCTGCCTCATCAATG CTGTTGGTTACTACATCTTCCGTGGAGCCAATTCTCAGAAAAACACCTTCCGAAAGAATCCTTCTGATCCCAGAGTGGCTG ACCTTGAGACCATCTCTACAGCCACAGGGCGACGGCTGCTGGTGTCCGGGTGGTGGGGTATGGTCCGCCATCCCAACTACCTTGGAGACCTCATTATGGCTCTGGCCTGGTCCTTGCCGTGCG GGGTGTTCCACCTGTTGCCCTACTTCTATCTCCTCTACTTCACTGCGCTGCTGGTGCACCGTGAGGACCGGGATGAGCGGCAGTGTCTGCAGAAGTACGGCCTggcctggcaagaatactgccggCGTGTGCCCTACCGAATCGTGCCCTACATCTACTGA
- the ZFPL1 gene encoding zinc finger protein-like 1, with protein MGLCKCPKRKVTNLFCFEHRVNVCEHCLVANHAKCIVQSYLQWLQDSDYNPNCRLCNIPLAARETTRLICYDLFHWACLNDRAAQLPRNTAPAGYQCPSCSGPIFPPTNLAGPVASALREKLATVNWARAGLGLPLIDELVSPEPEPLNTSEFSDWSSFNASGSPEQETASASAAPAFYSQVPRPPASPSRPEQHTVIHMGNPEPLTHASAPRKVYDTRDDERAPGLHRDCDDDKYRRRPALGWLAQLLRSRAGSRKRPLTLLQRAGLLLLLGLLGFLALLALMSRLGRAAADSDPNLDPLMNPHIRVGPS; from the exons ATGGGACTTTGCAAGTGCCCCAAGAGGAAGGTGACCAACCTATTCTGCTTCGAACACCGGGTCAACGTCTGCGAGCACTGCCTGGTAGCCAATCACGCCAAG TGCATCGTCCAGTCCTACCTGCAGTGGCTCCAAGATAGCGATTACAACCCCAATTGCCGCCTGTGTAACATACCCCTGGCTGCTCGGGAGACAACCCGCCTCATCTGTTATG ATCTCTTCCACTGGGCCTGCCTCAATGACCGTGCTGCCCAGCTCCCCCGAAACACAGCACCTGCTGGCTACCAGTGCCCCAGCTGCAGTGGCCCCATCTTCCCTCCAACTAACCTGGCCGGCCCCGTGGCCTCTGCGCTGAGAGAGAAGCTGGCCACAGTCAACTGGGCCCGGGCAGGACTGGGTCTTCCTCTG ATTGACGAGCTGGTGAGCCCAGAGCCTGAACCCCTCAACACTTCCGAGTTCTCTGACTGGTCCAGCTTTAATG CCAGCGGTAGCCCCGAACAGGAGACAGCCAGTGCTTCTGCTGCCCCAGCCTTCTACAGCCAAGTCCCCCGGCCCCCTGCTTCCCCGAGCCGGCCTGAGCAGCACACGGTGATCCACATGGGCAATCCCGAGCCATTGACTCACG CCTCAGCCCCGAGGAAGGTGTATGATACGCGGGATGATGAGCGGGCACCAGGCCTCCATCGGGATTGCGATGACGACAAGTACCGGCGCCGGCCAGCCCTGGGCTGGCTGGCCCAGCTGCTCAG GAGCCGGGCTGGGTCCCGTAAGCGGCCGCTGACCCTGCTGCAACGGgcggggctgctgctgctgctggggctgctgggCTTCCTGGCCCTGCTGGCCCTAATGTCTCGCCTGGGCCGGGCTGCAGCTGACAGCGACCCCAACCTGGACCCGCTCATGAACCCTCACATCCGTGTGGGTCCCTCCTGA
- the TMEM262 gene encoding cation channel sperm-associated auxiliary subunit TMEM262: protein MMRWRDRVAVLFFPQGMILTMAALMLFFIHLAVFASDVHNFWVTYRYDRMSFRYTVVLMFSQVISICWAAMGSLYAEMTYDKFLRCFSLTILILNGAMFFNRLSLEFLAIQYREESH from the exons ATGATGCGGTGGCGGGACCGCGTGGCCGTGCTCTTCTTCCCACAAGGCATGATTCTCACCATGGCCGCGCTGATGCTCTTCTTCATACACCTGGCTGTCTTTGCCAGTGACGTGCACAACTTCTGGGTCACCTACCGCTACGACCGCATGAGCTTCCGCTACACCGTTGTCCTGATG TTCTCCCAGGTGATCAGCATCTGCTGGGCCGCCATGGGGTCACTCTACGCTGAGATGACATATGACAAGTTTCTTCGCTGCTTTTCCCTGACCATCCTGA TTCTCAACGGGGCCATGTTCTTCAACCGCCTGTCCCTGGAGTTTCTCGCCATCCAGTACCGGGAAGAGAGCCACTGA
- the CDCA5 gene encoding sororin isoform X5, with translation MSERRTRSGGAAQCPGPSAPTPTRSLRRSQRKSGSDLPNTLPEIWPKAPQEAAVRKPIVLKKIVAHTVEVRAERGVVGGEPGLEVSCVISSSPQIPSVNTPRRSPRIASLLEKENNPPSKKLTKEDLFQTCSVPVTAPSTPVLCSVNAESNSWKGDLDTRDLEMSKKVRRSYSRLETLGSASTSTPGRRSCFGFEGLLAAEDLAGVSPVVDSKLAEVPRVPVKPWAPDTTLPGISPLVVKEKRKKKKAPEILKSELDEWAAAMNAEFEAAERFDLLVE, from the exons ATGTCCGAGAGACGAACCCGGTCCGGAGGGGCCGCCCAGTGCCCCG GACCCAGCGCCCCAACTCCCACTCGGTCTCTGCGGAGGTCCCAGCGGAAATCAGGCTCTGATCTTCCAAACACCCTCCCGGAAATCTGGCCTAAG GCGCCTCAGGAGGCTGCAGTCAGAAAGCCCATCGTCTTGAAGAAGATCGTGGCGCATACCGTAGAGGTGAGGGCTGAGAGAGGGGTTGTAGGTGGGGAGCCAGGATTGGAAGTCAGCTGTGTGATCAGTTCGTCTCCACAGATCCCATCCGTTAACACTCCTCGAAGAAGCCCCCGG ATTGCTTCCTtattggagaaagaaaacaaCCCTCCTAGCAAGAAGCTTACTAAGGAGGACCTCTTCCAGACCTGCAGTGTCCCTGTCACCGCCCCCTCCACTCCTGTGCTGTGCTCTGTGAATGCTGAGTCCAACTCCTGGAAAGGAGACTTGGACACCAGAGACTTGGAAATGTCAAAGAAGGTCAGGCGCTCATATAGCCGCCTGGAGACTCTGGGCTCTGCGtccacctccaccccaggccGCCGGTCCTGCTTTGGCTTTGAGGGGCTGCTGGCAGCTGAAGACTTGGCTGGAGTCTCGCCTGTGGTGGATTCAAAGTTGGCTGAGGTCCCCAGGGTCCCTGTGAAGCCCTGGGCCCCAGACACGACTCTCCCTGGAATCTCCCCTCTGGTTGTGAAAGAGAAACGAAAGAAGAAGAAGGCGCCGGAGATTTTG AAATCGGAACTGGATGAGTGGGCCGCGGCCATGAATGCCGAGTTTGAAGCTGCTGAGCGCTTTGATCTCCTGGTTGAATGA
- the TM7SF2 gene encoding delta(14)-sterol reductase TM7SF2 isoform X1: MASPQGSRAPLEFGGPLGAAALMLLLPVTMFHLLLVARSGPARLLGPPPYLPGLEELWSPWALLLCLTWLGLQAALYLLPARKVTEGQELKDKSRLRYPINGFQALMLTALLVGLGVSAGLPLSALPEMLLPLAFAATLTAFIFSLLLYLKALVAPASALAPGGNSGNLIYDFFLGRELNPRICSFDFKYFCELRPGLIGWVLINLALLMQEAELRGSPSLAMWLVNGFQLLYVGDALWYELLVTTSSVEPILRKTPSERILLIPEWLTLRPSLQPQGDGCWCPGGGVWSAIPTTLETSLWLWPGPCRAGCSTCCPTSISSTSLRCWCTVRTGMSGSVCRSTAWPGKNTAGVCPTESCPTSTEVAPDTPGGGTCPPSCQHTRHQEPACTRDTRACTLACPELQNTGMNSRIGGWSKGEMKPVLQNGVGGRGCSSSLDKQLESLVLLLFLSGARLFKDWLGQPQSRRS, encoded by the exons ATGGCCTCTCCTCAGGGTTCTCGGGCCCCGCTGGAATTCGGAGGACCCTTGG GCGCCGCGGCGCTGATGCTGCTGCTCCCGGTCACTATGTTCCACCTGCTACTGGTGGCCCGCTCGGGCCCGGCGCGCCTCCTGGGCCCACCCCCCTACCTGCCGGGACTGGAGGAGCTGTGGAGCCCGTGGGCGCTGCTGCTCTGTCTCACCTGGCTCGGCCTGCAGGCGGCGCTCTACCTCTTGCCGGCACGCAAG GTGACTGAAGGGCAGGAACTGAAGGACAAGAGTCGACTGCGCTACCCCATTAACG GCTTCCAGGCCCTGATGCTGACAGCCCTCTTGGTGGGCCTGGGGGTGTCAGCCGGGCTGCCCCTGAGCGCACTCCCGGAAATGCTCTTGCCCTTGGCATTTGCAGCCACCCTCACCGCCTTCATCTTCAGCCTCCTTTTGTATCTGAAGGCTCTGGTAGCCCCTGCCTCGGCCCTGGCACCTGGGGGGAACTCAG GCAATCTCATTTACGACTTTTTCCTGGGACGGGAGCTCAACCCACGCATCTGTTCCTTTGACTTCAAATATTTCTGCGAACTGCGACCTGGCCTCATCGGCTGG GTCCTCATCAACCTGGCCTTGCTGATGCAGGAAGCAGAACTTCGGGGGAGTCCCTCACTGGCCATGTGGCTGGTCAATGGCTTCCAGCTCCTGTATGTGGGTGATGCCCTTTGGTACGAG CTGTTGGTTACTACATCTTCCGTGGAGCCAATTCTCAGAAAAACACCTTCCGAAAGAATCCTTCTGATCCCAGAGTGGCTG ACCTTGAGACCATCTCTACAGCCACAGGGCGACGGCTGCTGGTGTCCGGGTGGTGGGGTATGGTCCGCCATCCCAACTACCTTGGAGACCTCATTATGGCTCTGGCCTGGTCCTTGCCGTGCG GGGTGTTCCACCTGTTGCCCTACTTCTATCTCCTCTACTTCACTGCGCTGCTGGTGCACCGTGAGGACCGGGATGAGCGGCAGTGTCTGCAGAAGTACGGCCTggcctggcaagaatactgccggCGTGTGCCCTACCGAATCGTGCCCTACATCTACTGAAGTAGCTCCAGACACCCCAGGTGGGGGCACGTGCCCGCCCAGCTGCCAGCACACTCGGCACCAGGAGCCTGCATGCACCCGGGACACAAGGGCCTGTACCCTAGCCTGCCCTGAGCTCCAAAACACTGGGATGAACAGCCGGATAGGTGGCTGGAGCAAGGGGGAAATGAAGCCAGTGCTCcaaaatggggtggggggaaggggctgCTCTTCCTCCTTAGATAAACAGCTGGAATCCTTGGTGCTGCTTCTGTTCCTTTCTGGGGCCAGGCTGTTTAAAGACTGGCTGGGTCAGCCCCAATCAAGGAGAAGCTGA